Proteins encoded together in one Lysinibacillus sp. FSL K6-0232 window:
- a CDS encoding DUF1273 domain-containing protein has product MITGYRPHELGIFNDKHPGIAIIKKAVEDRLRVLLDEGLEWVIISGQQGVETWSAEVIWMLQKEFPHLKYSVITPFLEQEKNWQDPKKEKYQTILAQADFVTSVTKRPYEAPWQFIEKDKFIIQNTDGLLLIYDEENEGSPKYIKRLTEKYMETHDYTLFIINAYDLQIVAEEIQQQDW; this is encoded by the coding sequence ATGATTACTGGCTATCGACCACATGAACTTGGTATTTTTAATGATAAGCATCCGGGCATTGCCATTATTAAAAAAGCAGTAGAGGATCGCTTACGTGTATTATTAGATGAAGGACTTGAATGGGTGATTATCAGTGGACAGCAGGGCGTGGAAACATGGAGTGCTGAAGTAATATGGATGCTACAAAAGGAATTTCCTCACTTGAAATATTCGGTTATTACCCCTTTTTTAGAACAAGAGAAAAATTGGCAGGACCCTAAAAAGGAAAAATATCAAACAATACTTGCCCAAGCCGATTTTGTGACAAGCGTTACCAAAAGACCCTATGAAGCACCTTGGCAATTTATTGAGAAGGATAAATTTATTATTCAAAATACAGATGGACTACTGCTTATTTATGATGAGGAAAATGAAGGATCACCAAAATATATTAAGCGTTTGACTGAAAAATATATGGAAACACATGACTATACGCTTTTCATTATTAATGCCTATGATTTACAAATTGTAGCGGAGGAAATACAGCAGCAGGATTGGTAG
- a CDS encoding LapA family protein: MKKEWNLILTLVVVLIIAAFSVINVDRVTVNYLFGEAEWPLILVIIGSVLLGALLGGLISMLKVYQLQKALKKAQAEIDRLS, translated from the coding sequence ATGAAAAAAGAATGGAATTTAATATTAACTCTAGTTGTTGTTTTAATTATTGCGGCTTTTTCAGTAATCAACGTAGATCGTGTAACCGTTAATTATTTATTTGGAGAAGCAGAATGGCCATTAATCCTTGTTATTATTGGCTCTGTTTTATTGGGCGCATTACTAGGTGGATTAATTAGTATGCTTAAAGTTTATCAGCTTCAAAAGGCTTTAAAAAAGGCTCAAGCTGAAATAGACCGTCTATCTTAA
- a CDS encoding TetR/AcrR family transcriptional regulator yields the protein MNKRKRQIITAARELFIKKGFVDTSINDIISAAKISKGTFYNHFASKNECLIAILDEGREEASNRRHELLYGKDPTDLEVLTQQVAVLMHVNKELNLVQIFESIFHSRDAELKKIIINYHLQEVEWLANRLVQVFGEEISPISYECAVQTFGMINLTLRAVFIADYKYINREAIVRVALRNISVIIPTMLESKEILISVEMINTIQNVVNYKNVTKEMVIEQLQGFTKGLSSTDTPEGLEYAQFLLEELQQEKPKLFIVESLLTPFRKAFAGTEHVGEARDIANSLWRYVKIEQPAERSQNR from the coding sequence ATGAATAAAAGAAAACGACAAATTATTACAGCAGCCCGTGAACTTTTTATAAAAAAAGGATTCGTTGATACATCCATTAATGACATTATTAGTGCTGCTAAAATTTCAAAGGGTACATTTTATAATCACTTTGCTTCTAAAAACGAATGCTTAATCGCCATTCTAGATGAGGGACGTGAAGAAGCAAGCAATCGTCGCCATGAACTGCTTTATGGAAAGGACCCAACGGATTTAGAGGTACTAACACAGCAAGTTGCGGTGCTTATGCATGTCAATAAAGAGCTAAATTTAGTACAAATTTTCGAATCTATCTTCCATTCACGTGATGCCGAGCTAAAAAAAATTATTATTAACTACCATTTACAAGAAGTAGAATGGCTTGCTAATCGCCTTGTACAAGTATTTGGAGAAGAGATTAGCCCTATTAGCTATGAATGTGCTGTGCAAACATTTGGCATGATTAACCTCACATTACGTGCAGTCTTTATTGCTGATTATAAATACATCAATCGAGAAGCCATTGTACGTGTAGCATTACGCAATATTAGCGTAATTATACCTACTATGCTGGAATCAAAAGAAATTCTGATTAGTGTGGAAATGATTAATACCATTCAAAATGTCGTGAACTATAAAAATGTGACAAAGGAAATGGTGATTGAGCAATTACAAGGCTTTACAAAAGGGCTATCAAGTACAGATACACCAGAGGGCTTAGAATATGCACAGTTTTTATTAGAGGAATTACAGCAAGAAAAACCAAAGCTCTTTATTGTTGAATCATTGCTTACACCTTTCCGTAAAGCTTTCGCAGGCACAGAGCATGTAGGTGAAGCACGCGATATCGCCAACAGCTTATGGCGCTATGTCAAAATTGAACAACCGGCTGAGCGTTCACAAAATAGATAA
- a CDS encoding DHA2 family efflux MFS transporter permease subunit, giving the protein MDSEQIMKKPPYGMIAILFVGAFVAFLNNTLLNVALPTIMNDFGITYAKVQWLATGYMLVSGILVPASAFFVTRFKNRHLFITAMSIFTIGTIMAGFAPNFGMLLAGRMVQAAGASSMSPLLMNVMLTSFPKEKRGAAMGIFGLVMIMAPAIGPTLSGYIVEHHDWRMLFQMIIPFAILSLLFGVWKLRNVMETREVHLDFPSVLLSTVAFGGILYGFSTAGDKGWSSPWVYGTITIGFIALIIFIIKQLKMDEPLLELRIYKYPMFALGSVISVIISMAMFSGMILTPAYVQSIRGIEPFEAGLMMLPGALVMGIMSPITGKLFDKFGPRVLAIIGLVITTAATFGLTKLEIDSSYTYIVSMYTIRMFGMSMIMMPIMTNGLNQLPQIMNPHGTAINNTLQQVSGAIGSAILVTFMNNRTKVKAEELVAEAKANAAQSGAAPTPEQMQQMQDQIMQTALLDGITHSFLIATALTAVAIVLAFFLKRVKVESAANTMDLKKPTK; this is encoded by the coding sequence ATGGATAGTGAGCAAATAATGAAAAAGCCCCCATATGGCATGATAGCCATTTTATTTGTGGGTGCTTTTGTTGCTTTTCTAAATAACACACTGTTGAATGTAGCATTACCAACAATTATGAACGATTTTGGTATCACATATGCAAAGGTACAATGGCTTGCAACAGGCTATATGCTTGTTAGCGGTATTTTGGTTCCTGCTTCAGCATTCTTTGTTACACGCTTTAAAAATAGACATTTATTTATTACAGCGATGTCTATCTTTACAATTGGTACAATTATGGCAGGTTTCGCACCGAACTTTGGTATGCTGCTAGCAGGTCGTATGGTGCAAGCAGCAGGTGCTTCTAGTATGTCACCACTTTTAATGAATGTGATGCTAACGAGCTTCCCGAAAGAAAAACGTGGGGCAGCAATGGGGATTTTTGGTTTAGTAATGATTATGGCGCCAGCAATTGGTCCTACATTATCAGGCTATATTGTGGAACATCACGATTGGCGTATGCTTTTCCAAATGATTATTCCATTTGCTATTCTTAGCTTATTATTTGGCGTTTGGAAACTACGAAATGTTATGGAAACACGTGAAGTACACTTAGATTTCCCTTCAGTCCTGTTATCAACAGTTGCATTCGGTGGTATTTTATACGGCTTTAGTACAGCAGGTGATAAAGGATGGTCAAGTCCTTGGGTATACGGCACAATTACAATTGGCTTTATCGCATTAATTATTTTCATTATTAAACAGTTGAAAATGGATGAACCGCTACTGGAGCTACGTATTTATAAATATCCAATGTTTGCATTAGGATCTGTGATTTCCGTTATTATTTCGATGGCAATGTTCTCAGGAATGATTTTAACGCCAGCTTATGTCCAATCTATTCGTGGTATTGAACCGTTTGAGGCTGGTTTAATGATGCTGCCAGGGGCACTTGTAATGGGGATTATGTCGCCAATCACTGGTAAATTATTTGATAAGTTTGGTCCACGAGTGTTAGCAATTATTGGTTTGGTAATCACAACAGCCGCGACATTCGGTTTAACAAAATTGGAGATTGATTCAAGCTACACATATATTGTATCAATGTACACAATTCGTATGTTTGGTATGTCGATGATTATGATGCCAATTATGACAAATGGCTTAAATCAACTACCACAAATTATGAATCCGCACGGTACAGCGATTAACAATACATTGCAGCAAGTGTCAGGCGCTATTGGTAGTGCAATATTAGTAACATTTATGAATAATCGTACAAAGGTGAAAGCAGAGGAATTAGTGGCAGAGGCAAAAGCAAATGCAGCACAATCAGGGGCTGCGCCTACGCCAGAGCAGATGCAGCAAATGCAAGACCAAATTATGCAAACGGCTTTATTAGATGGTATTACACATTCCTTCTTAATCGCGACAGCTTTAACAGCGGTTGCCATAGTGCTGGCATTCTTCTTAAAACGTGTAAAAGTTGAAAGTGCAGCAAATACTATGGATTTAAAAAAGCCAACTAAATAA
- a CDS encoding DUF1641 domain-containing protein, translating to MSETNNQTQAEQVTVSKEQLDVLDQLLKPEVQESLTTLVEQLPKLTEMMTLVTKSYEFAQAVATDEVLKNDTVGAVSEIAGPVVGSAKNLAATAIEAKDRASESQEVIGLFGLMKMLKDPQVQNIFRFVNAFLQVNAERKGK from the coding sequence ATGTCAGAAACGAATAACCAAACACAGGCTGAGCAAGTAACTGTGAGTAAAGAGCAATTAGATGTACTAGATCAATTATTAAAGCCTGAAGTTCAGGAGTCACTTACAACATTAGTTGAGCAATTACCAAAGCTAACTGAAATGATGACATTAGTAACAAAATCATATGAGTTTGCTCAAGCTGTTGCAACAGACGAAGTGCTTAAAAATGATACTGTTGGAGCAGTATCAGAAATTGCTGGACCTGTAGTAGGTTCTGCCAAAAACCTTGCAGCAACTGCGATTGAAGCGAAAGACCGTGCATCTGAAAGCCAGGAAGTAATTGGTTTATTCGGTCTTATGAAAATGTTAAAGGACCCGCAAGTTCAAAATATTTTCCGTTTTGTTAATGCTTTCTTACAAGTAAACGCAGAACGTAAAGGTAAATAA
- a CDS encoding NAD(P)/FAD-dependent oxidoreductase codes for MSKEIVILGAGYAGVLTALTARKYLSADEAKITVVNQFPTHQIITELHRLAGGTIAEGAVALPLKKIFKGLDIDLHIAKVTNFNVDTKKVDLDNGYTLTYDTLVVSLGSQTGFFGIPGLEENSMVLKSVDDANKINKHIEDRIKAYAQSKNEADATIVIGGGGLTGVELVGEIVDNFPKIAAKHGVNFADLKIKLVEAGPKILPVLPDTLIQRATESLTKRGVEFITGTPVTGVEGNVISLKDREPIVANTLVWTGGVAPLPIVGESGLAVDRGKATINEFLQSTSHEDVFVIGDASVALPADGGRPLYAPTAQVAWQMGECAGYNVFAQYKNQDMKQFSAVNSGTLASLGRKDAVATIGASNTELKGLPATLMKEASNIRYLTHIKALFGLAY; via the coding sequence ATGTCAAAAGAAATCGTCATCCTAGGTGCTGGTTACGCTGGTGTGTTAACTGCACTAACAGCACGTAAATACCTATCAGCTGATGAAGCTAAAATTACTGTCGTTAACCAATTTCCAACACACCAAATTATCACTGAGCTTCACCGTTTAGCTGGTGGTACAATTGCAGAAGGTGCTGTTGCATTGCCGCTAAAAAAAATCTTTAAAGGTTTAGATATTGATTTACACATTGCAAAAGTAACAAACTTCAATGTAGATACAAAAAAAGTTGATTTAGATAATGGCTATACATTAACATACGATACACTTGTTGTATCTTTAGGTAGCCAAACAGGATTCTTCGGTATCCCTGGCTTAGAAGAAAACTCAATGGTTCTTAAATCAGTTGATGATGCAAATAAAATTAACAAACATATCGAAGATCGCATTAAAGCATATGCACAATCTAAAAATGAAGCAGATGCAACAATCGTTATCGGTGGTGGCGGTTTAACAGGTGTTGAGCTTGTTGGTGAAATCGTGGACAACTTCCCGAAAATCGCTGCAAAACATGGTGTTAATTTTGCTGATCTTAAAATTAAACTTGTTGAAGCTGGTCCGAAAATCTTGCCAGTTCTTCCAGATACTCTTATCCAGCGTGCTACTGAAAGCTTAACAAAACGCGGTGTAGAATTTATTACAGGTACGCCTGTTACAGGTGTTGAGGGTAATGTGATTTCCCTAAAAGACCGTGAACCAATTGTAGCAAATACACTTGTTTGGACAGGTGGGGTAGCACCACTGCCAATCGTAGGTGAATCAGGTCTTGCTGTTGACCGCGGTAAGGCAACAATTAATGAATTCCTACAATCTACATCACATGAGGATGTATTTGTTATTGGTGACGCATCTGTAGCATTACCAGCTGACGGCGGACGTCCATTATATGCGCCAACAGCACAAGTTGCATGGCAAATGGGTGAATGTGCAGGCTACAATGTATTTGCACAATACAAAAACCAAGATATGAAGCAATTCTCAGCAGTAAACTCTGGTACACTTGCAAGTCTAGGTCGTAAAGATGCTGTAGCTACAATTGGCGCTAGCAACACAGAGCTAAAAGGTCTTCCTGCTACATTAATGAAAGAAGCATCGAATATTCGTTACTTAACACATATTAAAGCTTTATTTGGCTTAGCATACTAA
- a CDS encoding methyl-accepting chemotaxis protein gives MFTVFQSKKEDVEQFKTKIDELNAKLDKKDHEFQIFLNELHKEIIETIEQHNKVNDQHAVLGKMVGEIVGEFNKVENSTIQSNRISESALDKGNSLISSSNQMMTLSVESKQAVHEVEQLIDALGEQSQKTSLSMSNLSERSKQIAEIVNVIGEISNQTNLLALNASIEAARAGEHGKGFSVVAEEVRKLAESTKTSTEDIANLTKKIEEQIGLAYEDNKNNMQLVSEGIEKSAKTSTQIDNLLQIMTNVQTGINELLDYIKDQKLSNEDVMHKFKTTTALFDETNRVLTSHIDESEIVTKKLLEAVEQVKHFPTEQ, from the coding sequence ATGTTCACAGTATTTCAATCTAAAAAAGAGGACGTTGAGCAATTTAAAACAAAAATTGATGAATTAAATGCAAAGCTGGATAAAAAGGACCATGAATTTCAAATATTTTTAAACGAGCTACATAAAGAAATCATTGAAACGATTGAACAGCATAATAAGGTCAATGATCAGCATGCTGTTTTAGGTAAAATGGTTGGCGAAATCGTAGGAGAATTTAATAAAGTAGAAAATAGCACAATTCAATCCAATAGAATTTCAGAAAGCGCGCTGGATAAGGGCAACTCATTAATTTCTTCCTCTAATCAAATGATGACATTATCAGTGGAAAGTAAACAGGCTGTTCATGAGGTGGAGCAATTGATTGATGCATTAGGGGAGCAATCGCAAAAAACGTCGTTAAGCATGAGCAATTTAAGCGAACGCTCCAAACAAATTGCAGAAATTGTAAACGTTATTGGTGAAATTTCAAATCAAACGAATTTACTAGCTTTAAATGCATCCATTGAGGCGGCAAGAGCAGGAGAGCATGGTAAAGGTTTTTCCGTTGTGGCTGAGGAAGTTCGAAAATTAGCGGAAAGTACAAAAACAAGTACAGAGGATATTGCTAATTTAACAAAGAAAATTGAAGAACAAATTGGACTAGCCTATGAGGATAATAAAAATAATATGCAGCTAGTATCTGAGGGAATTGAAAAAAGTGCTAAAACGTCCACTCAAATTGATAATTTATTGCAAATTATGACGAATGTGCAAACAGGCATTAATGAGCTATTAGACTATATTAAAGATCAAAAATTATCAAATGAAGATGTGATGCATAAATTTAAGACAACGACTGCCTTATTTGATGAAACAAACCGTGTGTTAACAAGCCATATTGATGAATCCGAAATTGTAACGAAAAAATTATTAGAGGCAGTAGAGCAAGTAAAGCATTTTCCAACAGAGCAGTAA
- a CDS encoding MFS transporter, protein MMKKAWRYPVILLCSIGISSVGEWVYFIALNLIVLNLTQSALAVSGLYIVRATSSLLTNFWAGSLIDRFNKKYLMILLNIFQALLIVLLPLFSSLGWIYSLVFSITAASAMYQPTSTAYITKLIPAAQRKRFNSLRSLLDSGAFLTGPAIAGLLFTLGTPHIAIYLNAVALLLSACFTIKMPNIEVHEQFIRHTTKKLFYQLWLDDWKMVIRFSVSNPYVMIICLLFNMMIVFMTATDSLEAAFATQILALSEGEYGVLVSIAGVGVLIGSVINSAVVERISTAWLIGMGSVLTALGYVIFTASWTFTIATFGCFLLAFATAFANTGFYTFYQNNIPPESMGRIGSMYSFFEAFFSIILTILFGIVAEWITIRLVIVSASWVMLVVAVILLCCNIQPAKRHFYQNSF, encoded by the coding sequence ATGATGAAGAAAGCATGGCGCTATCCTGTTATTTTATTATGTAGTATTGGTATTTCTAGTGTTGGTGAATGGGTTTATTTTATTGCTTTAAACCTTATTGTGCTAAACCTTACACAATCCGCTCTTGCTGTATCTGGCTTATATATTGTGAGAGCTACTTCTTCTCTATTAACAAATTTTTGGGCAGGCAGCTTGATAGATCGTTTCAACAAAAAATATCTCATGATTCTTCTCAATATTTTTCAAGCTTTATTAATTGTGCTACTGCCCCTCTTTTCTAGCTTAGGATGGATTTATAGCTTAGTCTTTTCGATTACGGCCGCAAGTGCTATGTATCAGCCAACATCTACAGCCTATATCACAAAATTAATACCGGCTGCACAACGAAAACGCTTTAACTCACTGCGTAGCTTATTGGATTCGGGCGCATTTCTTACAGGACCGGCTATTGCGGGCTTACTTTTTACGCTTGGCACACCCCATATAGCCATCTACCTAAATGCAGTAGCTTTATTGTTATCCGCCTGCTTTACTATAAAAATGCCGAATATAGAAGTACACGAGCAATTTATTCGGCATACAACGAAAAAATTATTTTATCAATTATGGCTTGATGATTGGAAAATGGTGATACGCTTTAGTGTTAGTAACCCGTATGTCATGATAATCTGTTTGCTATTTAATATGATGATTGTCTTTATGACAGCAACCGATTCTTTAGAGGCTGCTTTTGCTACTCAGATACTTGCTTTGTCTGAGGGGGAATATGGGGTTTTAGTTAGTATCGCAGGAGTTGGTGTCCTTATTGGCTCTGTTATCAATTCTGCTGTTGTTGAAAGAATTTCTACTGCTTGGCTTATTGGCATGGGGTCTGTTTTAACAGCTTTGGGCTATGTTATTTTTACCGCATCCTGGACATTCACTATCGCAACTTTTGGTTGCTTTCTTTTAGCATTTGCAACTGCCTTTGCGAATACAGGCTTTTATACATTTTATCAAAATAATATTCCACCTGAAAGCATGGGACGTATCGGCAGCATGTATAGCTTTTTTGAAGCATTTTTTAGTATTATCTTAACAATACTGTTTGGCATTGTTGCTGAATGGATAACCATTCGTCTTGTTATCGTTAGTGCCTCTTGGGTTATGTTAGTGGTGGCTGTTATTTTATTATGCTGCAATATACAGCCTGCAAAGAGGCACTTTTATCAAAATTCTTTTTAA